Proteins found in one Campylobacter concisus genomic segment:
- a CDS encoding AbgT family transporter: MNKKNNSSILSFIENFGNKLPNPTMLFIYLSIITIIISFVLEKMGVGVSYQAIKDGQISQLNANVINLLSADSLRSFVSSVLKNFTNFYPLGVVFAIILGIGIADKSGLLSALMTKIALKSSKIWVTPIVIFLGVMSNVASSVGYVVLIPLGAILFAGFGRHPIAGLAAAFAGVSGGWSANLLIGTNDPMFAAFSMQAASVLNPDYVVLATANWYFMIASTFLIVFVGWFVTDKIVEPRLGKFDFLGDFSLKEHSEISAEQKRGLKFSLIALIVFVILLLVAILPSGSLFGAKGNESFMKSTFMHSIVVFMMLLFIVVGVAYGVGARSIKSSNDAIKFMEQSISELSGFLVLIFFAAQFTYLFNTSNIGLVLSIKGSIFLKEVGLTGLSLIIVFIFLIAFINLFIAVDSAKWAMMAPIFIPMFMNLGLSPELTQAAFRIGDSTTNIITPLMPFFVLIVAFMQKYNKELKIGSVVSIMLPYTVAFLISWTALMSFWYIFDLPLGPGAVIHYVK, encoded by the coding sequence ATGAATAAAAAAAATAATAGTTCAATCTTAAGTTTTATCGAAAATTTTGGTAACAAATTGCCAAATCCAACTATGCTTTTTATATATCTTTCGATTATTACGATAATAATATCGTTTGTATTAGAAAAGATGGGCGTTGGCGTAAGCTATCAGGCTATCAAAGATGGACAAATATCACAGCTTAATGCAAATGTTATAAATCTGCTTTCTGCTGATAGTCTTAGATCTTTTGTTTCATCTGTGCTTAAAAATTTTACTAATTTTTATCCTTTGGGAGTAGTTTTTGCGATTATTCTAGGTATTGGTATTGCAGACAAGTCTGGACTTTTATCAGCACTTATGACAAAGATTGCCTTAAAATCTTCCAAAATATGGGTAACCCCAATCGTTATTTTTCTTGGTGTAATGTCAAATGTTGCTTCCTCGGTTGGCTATGTCGTGCTAATCCCGCTTGGAGCTATTTTATTTGCTGGATTTGGTCGCCATCCAATTGCTGGATTAGCTGCTGCTTTTGCTGGTGTTAGCGGTGGCTGGTCGGCAAATTTATTAATCGGCACAAATGACCCGATGTTTGCGGCATTTTCTATGCAAGCAGCTAGCGTGTTAAATCCAGATTATGTAGTATTAGCAACTGCAAATTGGTACTTTATGATCGCTTCGACATTTTTGATCGTATTTGTTGGCTGGTTTGTAACGGATAAAATCGTAGAGCCTAGGCTTGGCAAATTTGATTTTTTAGGTGATTTTAGCCTAAAAGAGCATAGCGAGATAAGTGCAGAGCAAAAACGTGGCTTAAAATTTTCACTAATAGCGTTGATCGTTTTTGTGATTTTACTGCTTGTGGCTATTTTGCCTTCTGGTTCTTTATTTGGAGCAAAAGGCAATGAAAGCTTTATGAAATCTACTTTTATGCATTCTATTGTTGTTTTTATGATGTTACTTTTTATAGTGGTAGGTGTCGCTTACGGCGTAGGTGCTAGGAGTATAAAAAGTAGTAATGACGCCATAAAATTTATGGAACAATCTATTTCTGAGCTATCAGGATTTTTGGTTTTGATATTTTTTGCAGCTCAGTTTACATATCTTTTTAATACCTCAAATATTGGGCTAGTACTTTCTATTAAAGGTTCTATTTTTCTAAAAGAAGTCGGATTAACTGGACTTAGCCTTATTATAGTTTTTATTTTCTTGATCGCTTTTATAAATTTATTTATAGCTGTTGATTCTGCAAAGTGGGCGATGATGGCTCCGATTTTTATACCAATGTTTATGAATCTTGGACTTTCACCAGAGCTTACACAGGCTGCTTTTAGAATAGGCGACTCTACTACAAATATCATAACGCCTTTGATGCCGTTTTTTGTTTTGATAGTAGCTTTTATGCAAAAATACAATAAAGAGTTAAAAATCGGATCAGTGGTTTCTATTATGCTTCCTTATACGGTTGCATTTTTAATTTCTTGGACAGCGCTAATGTCGTTTTGGTACATTTTTGATCTACCGCTAGGACCTGGTGCAGTTATACACTATGTAAAGTAA
- the glyQ gene encoding glycine--tRNA ligase subunit alpha — MTFSQIILTLQNYWQEQGCVILQPYDMPAGAGTYHQATFLRSLGPKPWATAYVAPSRRPTDGRYGENPNRLGAYYQFQVLIKPSPENIQELYLKSLEKLGLNLKNHDIRFVEDNWESPTLGAWGLGWEVWLDGMEVTQFTYFQQVGGIACELISGEITYGLERLAMYLQDVNSVYDIVWDDRDGNIVTYADVHKQGEYEWSKYNFEVANVDMLFNQFENAFNECKRCLEAKISLPAYDYCMLAAHTFNVLDARGAISVTQRQDYILKIRELAKECALTYKESLEQK, encoded by the coding sequence ATGACATTTTCACAAATAATACTAACGCTTCAAAACTATTGGCAAGAGCAAGGTTGCGTTATACTTCAGCCATACGACATGCCTGCTGGTGCTGGTACTTATCATCAAGCGACTTTTTTAAGAAGCCTCGGACCAAAGCCGTGGGCGACTGCATATGTAGCTCCAAGCCGCCGTCCGACTGATGGCAGATACGGCGAAAATCCAAACCGCCTAGGCGCTTATTATCAGTTTCAAGTACTCATAAAACCAAGCCCAGAAAATATCCAAGAGCTTTATCTAAAAAGCCTTGAAAAGCTTGGGTTAAATTTGAAAAATCACGACATCCGCTTCGTCGAGGATAACTGGGAGAGCCCGACGCTAGGTGCTTGGGGACTAGGCTGGGAGGTCTGGCTAGATGGCATGGAAGTGACGCAGTTTACTTATTTTCAACAAGTGGGCGGCATCGCATGCGAGCTGATCTCTGGTGAGATAACATACGGCCTTGAGCGTTTGGCCATGTATCTACAAGATGTAAATAGTGTCTACGACATCGTTTGGGATGACAGGGATGGAAACATCGTAACCTATGCCGACGTTCACAAACAAGGTGAGTACGAGTGGAGTAAATATAACTTTGAAGTAGCAAACGTAGATATGCTTTTTAACCAGTTTGAAAACGCATTTAACGAGTGCAAACGCTGCTTAGAGGCTAAAATTTCACTGCCAGCATATGATTATTGCATGCTTGCGGCTCACACATTTAACGTCCTTGATGCGCGTGGGGCGATAAGTGTGACGCAAAGGCAAGACTACATCTTAAAAATTCGCGAGCTGGCCAAAGAGTGCGCGCTAACTTACAAAGAGAGTCTAGAGCAAAAGTAA
- a CDS encoding Nif3-like dinuclear metal center hexameric protein: MKIAEIYKILDEICPFASQESWDNSGLQVGSFDSEFERIYMSLDLDSELLQNVLPNSLIITHHPLIFKGLKSLDYSFYPSSLIREMMIKNISLISLHTNADLAFLNEKFVMQVLGLEISSKEGFLIYADVKIKFIELCKFVKEKLRIENLRVVHAKDEISKICICTGSGGDLIQDVKADVFLTGDLKYHQALYAKENGLNLIDINHYESERYFGDFLAKYLQNLKIEVIIRNSKNPFTYC; the protein is encoded by the coding sequence ATGAAAATAGCTGAAATTTATAAAATTTTAGATGAAATTTGCCCATTTGCGAGCCAAGAGTCCTGGGACAATAGTGGCCTACAAGTTGGCTCATTTGATAGCGAATTTGAGCGAATTTATATGAGTCTTGATTTAGATAGCGAACTTTTGCAAAATGTCTTGCCAAATTCGCTTATTATCACTCACCATCCGCTCATTTTTAAGGGGCTAAAAAGCCTAGACTACAGCTTTTATCCAAGCTCACTCATAAGAGAGATGATGATAAAAAATATCTCGCTTATTTCGCTTCATACAAACGCTGACCTTGCATTTTTAAATGAAAAATTTGTGATGCAGGTTTTGGGGCTTGAAATTTCAAGCAAAGAGGGCTTTTTGATCTATGCTGATGTGAAGATAAAATTTATTGAGCTTTGCAAATTTGTAAAAGAAAAACTTAGGATAGAAAATTTAAGAGTGGTTCATGCAAAAGATGAAATTTCTAAAATTTGTATCTGCACTGGAAGTGGCGGAGATCTCATCCAAGATGTAAAAGCAGACGTCTTTTTAACGGGTGATCTAAAATATCACCAAGCCCTTTATGCAAAGGAAAATGGGCTAAATTTAATCGATATAAATCACTATGAAAGTGAACGTTATTTTGGTGATTTTTTAGCAAAATATTTGCAAAATCTGAAAATTGAAGTTATAATACGCAATTCTAAAAATCCATTTACATATTGCTAA
- a CDS encoding zinc ribbon domain-containing protein, whose protein sequence is MNKYLQQLVELSDLDKQIDGFIPRIQDIEKAYKNIEEECETITVNIERLDEEVNDLKSQKSGTNAHIAEFSAKIKDVAKKSSSAKSEKEIKALSLEEDIAKEQLEAANEEIARLEKLIDSKNSQKDELGAKKAELKENLKNIKSKTSSELENIGKEREEVYAKKDKLIATMNQKILAFYEKIRKWAHNTAVVPVKKQACYGCFMQINDKTFSAVIKGEDIVTCPHCGRILYKQEQ, encoded by the coding sequence ATGAATAAATACTTACAACAATTAGTTGAATTATCTGATCTTGATAAACAAATAGATGGCTTTATACCACGCATTCAAGACATAGAAAAGGCTTATAAAAATATAGAAGAAGAGTGCGAAACCATAACGGTTAATATAGAAAGACTAGATGAAGAGGTAAATGACCTAAAATCTCAAAAATCAGGCACAAATGCTCATATTGCCGAGTTTAGCGCAAAGATAAAAGATGTAGCCAAAAAAAGCTCAAGTGCAAAAAGCGAAAAGGAGATAAAAGCTCTAAGTCTTGAAGAGGATATTGCAAAAGAGCAACTTGAGGCTGCAAATGAGGAGATCGCTAGACTTGAGAAGCTAATAGATAGTAAAAATAGTCAAAAAGATGAGCTTGGTGCAAAAAAAGCTGAACTTAAAGAGAATTTAAAAAATATAAAAAGTAAAACTTCATCTGAGCTTGAAAATATTGGGAAAGAACGTGAAGAAGTTTATGCCAAAAAAGACAAGCTTATCGCCACTATGAATCAAAAAATTCTCGCATTTTATGAAAAAATTAGAAAATGGGCTCATAACACAGCTGTTGTTCCTGTAAAAAAACAAGCTTGTTATGGTTGTTTTATGCAGATAAACGACAAAACTTTCTCTGCTGTTATCAAGGGCGAAGATATCGTTACATGTCCTCATTGTGGCAGAATTTTATATAAACAAGAGCAATAA
- the waaA gene encoding lipid IV(A) 3-deoxy-D-manno-octulosonic acid transferase, giving the protein MIIIYYFLASILYLFGAIFLFFLSFKKKYHKSIPARFFLFNNPKFQDADVHFHACSFGEVQALKPLIQKFDSKAISVVTNTGFEAASKICSNARFLPFEIFLPFWLKKSKILVIFEAELWLMLVFMAKLKGSRVILINARISDRSYKSYLKFGFFYRYLFKFIDKIYAQSELDKERLKSLGAGEIEVVGNIKAAFLPSVSKIYEKPKARVIVLASTHLGEEEMILQNLNLKENDLLIIAPRHPERFAEVEKIAGDYAKKHDFSFAKFSQTYKFEAKVNLLDTLGELVNVYAISDIVVLGGSFAPNIGGHNPIECAQFNPVIISGEFIFNQKALFSLVENIYIAKASEISGIIDSDAKKSKIAVQASADAIIEDIRSTL; this is encoded by the coding sequence GTGATAATAATATATTACTTTCTAGCCTCAATACTCTATCTCTTTGGGGCTATCTTTTTATTTTTTTTAAGTTTTAAAAAAAAGTATCATAAGTCGATTCCAGCACGTTTTTTCCTCTTTAATAATCCTAAATTTCAAGATGCAGATGTGCATTTTCACGCTTGTTCGTTTGGCGAGGTGCAAGCGCTTAAACCTTTGATACAAAAATTTGACAGTAAAGCCATAAGCGTGGTGACAAATACGGGCTTTGAAGCGGCAAGTAAAATTTGCTCTAACGCGAGATTTTTACCGTTTGAAATTTTCTTGCCATTTTGGCTAAAAAAGAGCAAAATTTTAGTAATTTTTGAGGCTGAGCTTTGGCTTATGCTAGTTTTCATGGCAAAGCTAAAAGGCAGCCGCGTGATACTGATAAACGCTAGAATTTCAGATAGAAGCTACAAAAGCTACTTAAAATTTGGCTTTTTTTACAGATATCTTTTTAAATTCATAGATAAAATTTACGCTCAAAGTGAGCTTGATAAAGAGAGGCTAAAGTCGCTTGGTGCAGGTGAAATAGAGGTCGTTGGCAACATAAAGGCTGCGTTTTTGCCAAGCGTGAGTAAAATTTATGAAAAGCCAAAAGCTAGAGTGATCGTGCTGGCAAGTACGCATTTGGGCGAAGAAGAGATGATTTTGCAAAATTTAAATTTAAAAGAAAATGATCTTTTAATCATCGCACCACGCCATCCTGAGAGGTTCGCAGAGGTTGAGAAGATAGCAGGCGACTACGCTAAAAAGCATGACTTTAGCTTTGCGAAATTTAGTCAAACGTATAAATTTGAAGCTAAAGTAAATTTGCTTGACACTTTAGGTGAGCTTGTAAATGTCTATGCTATTAGCGATATAGTCGTGCTTGGAGGCAGTTTTGCGCCAAATATCGGTGGGCATAATCCAATCGAGTGCGCACAATTTAACCCAGTGATAATAAGTGGCGAGTTTATATTTAACCAAAAGGCGTTATTTAGCCTAGTTGAAAACATCTATATCGCAAAAGCAAGCGAGATCAGTGGCATAATAGATAGTGATGCTAAAAAGAGCAAGATCGCCGTGCAAGCAAGTGCTGATGCGATCATAGAAGATATAAGGAGCACTTTATGA
- a CDS encoding RluA family pseudouridine synthase: protein MSEEKAYKILAKQKNISNNEAKELIDSGLVYAKGQKVMIARALMSENTKFSIEEMPKPSVIFEDENLIAISKPAAITSEKISQIYKFPLLHRLDKDTSGVLLLVKNDEFAALAINEFKKMKVEKIYVAVVRGIMSEEVVVNEPILTIKNKNGAISKISKDGKEAISEILPLMVVGKKTLVKVAIKTGRTHQIRVHLASLNLPIVGDEKYGKNRANRMFLHAYSIALLNYKFKAPIPKEFNSLGFELFNKFEI, encoded by the coding sequence ATGAGCGAAGAAAAAGCGTATAAAATTTTAGCCAAACAAAAAAATATCTCAAACAACGAGGCAAAGGAGCTAATCGACAGCGGACTAGTCTATGCCAAGGGGCAAAAGGTGATGATCGCTCGTGCGCTAATGAGTGAAAATACTAAATTTAGCATCGAAGAGATGCCAAAGCCAAGCGTTATCTTTGAAGATGAAAATTTAATAGCAATCAGTAAGCCAGCTGCCATAACTAGTGAAAAAATTAGTCAAATTTATAAATTTCCACTCCTTCACAGGCTCGATAAGGACACAAGCGGCGTGTTGCTTCTTGTAAAAAATGATGAATTCGCAGCACTTGCCATAAATGAATTTAAAAAGATGAAGGTTGAGAAAATTTATGTGGCCGTAGTTAGGGGCATCATGAGCGAAGAAGTGGTCGTAAATGAGCCAATCTTAACGATAAAAAATAAAAATGGCGCCATTTCAAAGATCTCAAAAGATGGCAAAGAGGCGATCAGTGAAATTTTACCTCTCATGGTTGTTGGCAAAAAAACGCTGGTAAAAGTTGCCATAAAAACAGGCAGGACACACCAGATAAGAGTGCATTTGGCTAGCTTAAATTTACCTATCGTTGGCGATGAGAAATACGGCAAAAATAGGGCAAATAGAATGTTTTTGCATGCCTATTCTATTGCTCTTTTAAACTATAAATTTAAAGCGCCGATCCCAAAAGAATTTAATTCTCTTGGGTTTGAGCTATTTAATAAATTTGAAATTTAA
- the ffh gene encoding signal recognition particle protein, which produces MFEQISESFRLAVSKIRFVDDEKALKNALDVLKKALLKADVHHKVTKDLLTSIESELKQTGVGQKNFLDSIKSNLTTILTAPGNQGFVYAPVAPTIVLMAGLQGSGKTTTTIKLANYLKLRKKKVLVAACDLQRLAAVEQLRQLCVANEIDLFYIENENNPIKVAKEALEKAKSGLYDVLLVDTAGRLAIDEKLMQEIKDVKNAINPHEIFYVADAMSGQDAVKTATSFNEILGISGVILSKFDSDSKGGVAISIAKQLNIPLRFVGTGEKVADIESFIPDRIVSRIMGEGDLATLVEKTSTIIDEKEAKRLNQKIKKGQFNFNDFLEQMESVKKLGSMKSLMGMIPGLSNIANQIKDIDLDNSKEILHIKAMINSMTQKERENPDLLNNSRKRRLAAGSGLSQVEVNRFLKQFENASKLAKKFSGKGGAKGLANMLSQANLKRPV; this is translated from the coding sequence GTGTTTGAACAAATTAGCGAGTCTTTTAGATTAGCCGTTAGCAAGATACGTTTTGTAGATGACGAAAAAGCTCTAAAAAACGCACTTGATGTGCTTAAAAAAGCTCTTTTAAAAGCTGATGTTCACCACAAAGTCACTAAAGATCTACTTACATCTATCGAAAGCGAGCTAAAGCAAACTGGCGTTGGTCAAAAGAATTTCCTAGATTCGATCAAATCAAATTTAACGACTATATTAACAGCTCCTGGCAACCAAGGCTTTGTCTATGCGCCAGTTGCACCAACTATTGTTTTGATGGCTGGCTTACAAGGTAGCGGTAAAACAACGACAACTATTAAGCTTGCAAACTATCTAAAGCTAAGAAAGAAAAAAGTTTTAGTTGCGGCTTGTGACTTGCAAAGATTGGCGGCGGTTGAGCAACTAAGACAGCTCTGCGTTGCAAATGAGATCGATCTTTTTTATATAGAAAATGAAAATAACCCTATAAAAGTAGCAAAAGAAGCGCTAGAAAAAGCAAAAAGCGGTCTTTATGATGTGCTTTTAGTGGATACCGCAGGTCGTCTTGCGATCGATGAGAAGTTGATGCAAGAGATAAAAGATGTAAAAAATGCGATAAATCCACATGAAATTTTCTACGTAGCTGATGCTATGAGTGGACAAGATGCCGTAAAAACAGCTACAAGTTTTAATGAAATTTTGGGAATTTCTGGAGTTATCCTTTCTAAATTTGACTCTGACTCAAAGGGTGGTGTAGCTATTAGTATTGCAAAACAGCTAAATATTCCACTTAGATTTGTCGGTACTGGCGAGAAAGTAGCTGATATCGAGAGTTTTATACCAGACCGCATTGTAAGCCGTATAATGGGTGAGGGTGACTTGGCCACTTTGGTAGAGAAAACATCGACTATTATAGATGAAAAAGAGGCAAAACGCCTAAATCAAAAGATAAAAAAAGGCCAGTTTAATTTTAATGACTTTTTAGAACAAATGGAAAGTGTTAAAAAGCTTGGTAGTATGAAGTCTTTGATGGGGATGATACCTGGACTTTCAAATATTGCAAATCAGATAAAAGATATAGACCTTGATAATTCAAAAGAAATTTTGCATATTAAGGCTATGATAAACTCTATGACGCAAAAAGAGCGTGAGAATCCAGACCTTTTAAACAATAGTAGAAAAAGGCGTTTAGCAGCTGGTTCTGGACTATCTCAAGTAGAGGTAAATCGTTTTTTAAAGCAGTTTGAAAATGCTTCAAAGCTTGCTAAGAAATTTTCAGGAAAAGGTGGAGCAAAGGGACTTGCAAATATGCTTTCTCAAGCAAATTTAAAAAGACCTGTTTGA
- the rpsP gene encoding 30S ribosomal protein S16 yields the protein MATVVRLTRMGRKKRPFYRIVVTDSRKRRDSGWIESIGYYNPMVEPNVINFNKERLDYWKSVGAKLSDRVAQITK from the coding sequence ATGGCAACAGTAGTAAGACTAACAAGAATGGGACGTAAAAAAAGACCTTTTTATCGTATAGTTGTTACAGATAGTAGAAAAAGACGCGATAGTGGCTGGATAGAAAGTATTGGCTATTACAACCCTATGGTTGAACCAAATGTTATAAATTTTAATAAAGAGAGATTAGATTACTGGAAAAGCGTTGGTGCTAAACTTAGCGACAGAGTTGCACAAATTACAAAATAA
- a CDS encoding KH domain-containing protein — MVKNFLYEYAKLIADFPEKVTIERQELGENFVEIIINADKIDTGKLIGKDGKMINAIKTVIIGCKAKDNTSYRVTVKAIE; from the coding sequence ATGGTTAAAAATTTTTTATACGAATACGCCAAGTTAATAGCTGACTTTCCTGAAAAGGTAACTATAGAGCGTCAAGAGCTTGGTGAAAATTTTGTTGAAATTATCATAAATGCTGACAAGATTGATACTGGAAAACTTATCGGTAAAGACGGCAAAATGATAAACGCTATAAAGACTGTTATTATTGGTTGTAAAGCCAAAGATAATACAAGCTATAGAGTAACGGTAAAAGCTATTGAATAG
- the trmD gene encoding tRNA (guanosine(37)-N1)-methyltransferase TrmD, which translates to MKFTFITLFENLVKPYFCDSILKRAIGNKFIEIDFINPRNFTKDKHNKVDDYMIGGGAGLLMFPQPLDKSIKFLKEKDKNAHVIFLTPAGKKFSQNDAKRLSKKDHICFVCSRYEGLDERVVELWADEVFCIGDFILTGGELPALCMSDAISRNIPGVLGNDMSLEVESFEDNLLEAPSFTKPDNFRSIFVVSEFLKGNHAKIHTLKNKMAHCKTRFFRPDLYQKLKPHK; encoded by the coding sequence ATGAAATTTACGTTTATTACACTTTTTGAAAATTTAGTTAAACCTTATTTTTGTGATTCTATTTTAAAACGTGCAATTGGTAATAAATTTATTGAAATTGATTTTATAAATCCAAGAAATTTTACTAAAGATAAGCATAATAAAGTTGATGATTATATGATCGGAGGCGGAGCAGGGCTTTTGATGTTTCCACAGCCTTTGGATAAATCGATCAAATTTTTAAAAGAAAAAGATAAAAACGCCCATGTGATTTTTTTGACACCAGCTGGTAAAAAATTTAGTCAAAATGATGCAAAAAGGCTTTCAAAGAAAGATCATATTTGCTTTGTTTGTAGTAGATATGAAGGGCTGGATGAGAGAGTTGTTGAGCTTTGGGCGGACGAAGTTTTTTGTATAGGTGATTTTATTTTAACTGGTGGAGAACTGCCTGCACTTTGTATGAGTGATGCAATATCAAGAAATATACCTGGAGTTTTAGGAAACGATATGAGCCTTGAAGTTGAGAGTTTTGAGGATAATTTGCTTGAAGCCCCATCTTTTACAAAGCCTGATAATTTTAGATCAATCTTTGTGGTTTCAGAGTTTTTAAAGGGTAACCATGCTAAAATCCACACTTTAAAAAATAAGATGGCTCACTGCAAAACAAGGTTCTTTCGCCCTGATTTATATCAAAAGCTTAAGCCACATAAATAA
- the rplS gene encoding 50S ribosomal protein L19 produces the protein MRNKYIEAFENAQIVSKNIPDFRAGDTLRVATRIHEGDKTRIQNFEGICIARRGSGTGETFIIRKIGANSVGVERIFPIFSDSIEEIKVLRKGRVRRAKLFYLRDLRGKAAKIRELRK, from the coding sequence ATGAGAAATAAATACATTGAAGCATTTGAAAATGCTCAAATTGTTAGTAAAAATATTCCTGACTTCCGTGCAGGAGATACATTGCGTGTTGCTACTCGTATTCACGAAGGCGATAAAACTAGAATTCAAAATTTTGAAGGTATTTGTATAGCTAGACGTGGTAGCGGTACTGGCGAAACATTTATCATTAGAAAAATTGGCGCTAATAGTGTTGGCGTTGAGAGAATTTTCCCAATTTTTAGTGACTCAATTGAAGAGATAAAAGTTCTTAGAAAAGGTCGTGTTAGAAGAGCTAAATTATTCTATCTACGTGACCTTCGTGGTAAAGCTGCTAAGATTCGCGAACTTAGAAAATAA
- a CDS encoding CorA family divalent cation transporter codes for MSYKSSVCGYFYGDEYDYILLVSFTQKQSYKFLFKNGKIYKEDFNHECDKNEFEAALKKLCNEYANKILEHQDELNEYEKIYASRKNFNQFIKRHHFLKYEIRKFQNKISHFYETLSICQSEQQNLKKELKNSTHEANVFRTMANEYACRIDDIYTFIQSIKNDKINQNIYILTMISAVMLPLNLITGFFGMNTQGLPFNETKNATMIVVSIMFGVILCCVIFLFWYTNKKK; via the coding sequence ATGAGCTATAAAAGTTCAGTCTGTGGGTATTTTTATGGCGATGAATACGACTACATTTTGCTTGTTTCTTTCACGCAAAAGCAAAGCTATAAATTTTTATTTAAAAATGGCAAAATTTATAAAGAAGACTTTAATCACGAATGCGATAAAAACGAGTTTGAAGCGGCTCTTAAAAAACTATGTAATGAATATGCAAATAAAATTTTAGAGCATCAAGATGAGCTAAATGAGTATGAAAAAATTTATGCTAGTCGAAAAAACTTTAATCAATTTATCAAAAGACACCACTTTTTAAAATATGAGATTAGAAAATTTCAAAACAAGATATCTCATTTTTATGAAACCCTTTCGATTTGTCAAAGCGAGCAACAAAATTTAAAAAAAGAGCTTAAAAATAGTACTCATGAGGCAAATGTTTTTAGAACAATGGCCAATGAGTATGCCTGCAGAATCGATGATATTTATACATTTATACAAAGTATAAAAAATGACAAAATCAATCAAAACATTTACATTTTGACAATGATATCAGCTGTAATGCTACCACTAAATCTGATAACTGGTTTTTTTGGCATGAATACACAAGGCTTGCCATTTAATGAAACTAAAAATGCCACCATGATAGTTGTATCAATAATGTTTGGAGTAATTCTTTGTTGTGTTATTTTTTTATTTTGGTATACAAATAAGAAGAAGTAG
- the tgt gene encoding tRNA guanosine(34) transglycosylase Tgt — MKFEVIKKDGNARRGILTTAHSVIQTPVFMPVGTVGAVKSLDAFDMSEILDAKIILANTYHMYLRPGSKVVRDFGGLHGFSKFERSFLTDSGGFQAFSLRSNTKNDDGGIKFKSHIDGSMHYFTPRSVLDTQYDLGSDIMMILDDLVALPAEPKRIDLSIKRTIKWAKEAIDYHKFMQSKGVGLEQNIFGIVQGGTDYEARKFCAEALNELPFDGLAIGGLSVGESNEAMYDTVEAVMPFMDELRPRYLMGVGTPEDLVENVERGIDMFDCVMPTRNARNGTLFTSFGKINIKSAKFINDHTPIDPQCQCYTCKRYSRGYLNHLFKARELTFFRLASLHNLHYYLNLMKEMREAIERGEFTKFKKNFYAKRVKNEL, encoded by the coding sequence ATGAAATTTGAAGTTATAAAAAAAGATGGAAATGCAAGGCGTGGTATCCTAACAACTGCCCACAGCGTGATACAAACGCCAGTTTTCATGCCAGTTGGTACGGTTGGCGCGGTAAAGAGCCTTGATGCCTTTGATATGAGTGAAATTTTAGACGCAAAGATAATCTTAGCAAACACCTACCACATGTATCTACGCCCCGGAAGCAAGGTCGTGCGCGATTTTGGCGGGCTTCATGGATTTTCTAAGTTTGAGCGCTCTTTTTTAACAGATAGCGGTGGTTTTCAGGCATTCTCGCTTAGATCAAATACCAAAAACGACGATGGAGGGATAAAATTTAAAAGCCATATCGACGGCAGTATGCACTACTTCACGCCAAGATCCGTCCTTGACACACAGTACGATCTAGGTAGCGACATTATGATGATACTTGATGATCTAGTCGCCTTACCTGCCGAGCCAAAAAGGATCGATCTAAGCATAAAGCGAACGATAAAATGGGCAAAAGAGGCGATTGACTATCATAAATTTATGCAAAGTAAAGGCGTTGGCTTAGAGCAAAATATCTTTGGCATTGTTCAAGGAGGTACTGATTATGAGGCACGTAAATTTTGCGCCGAAGCTTTAAATGAGCTGCCATTTGATGGCCTTGCGATAGGAGGGCTAAGCGTTGGCGAGAGCAACGAGGCGATGTATGACACTGTTGAGGCAGTTATGCCATTTATGGATGAGCTAAGGCCGCGTTACCTAATGGGCGTTGGTACGCCTGAAGATCTCGTGGAAAACGTGGAGCGAGGCATTGATATGTTTGACTGCGTCATGCCAACAAGAAATGCAAGAAACGGCACGCTCTTTACTAGCTTTGGCAAGATCAATATAAAATCAGCCAAATTTATAAACGACCACACGCCAATCGACCCGCAGTGTCAGTGCTATACCTGCAAACGCTACTCCAGAGGCTATCTAAACCACCTTTTTAAGGCAAGAGAGCTCACATTTTTTAGGCTAGCAAGCCTTCACAACCTGCACTACTATCTAAATTTGATGAAAGAGATGAGAGAGGCAATAGAAAGAGGCGAATTTACTAAATTTAAGAAAAATTTTTATGCTAAAAGGGTAAAAAATGAGCTATAA